The sequence attttacttctgggaattgtttttgtttcgacTGTAAATTTGCTTTGTTATTTTACAGACGCTGTTCCGGCAATTTACAATTGAATTATTTGCGCCAGTCGGTTACAGTTCTCATCACATTCAATGGAAAACATTCGTAGAATTGACGAAACAGATTTTAATTCTGAAGAGATATTTTCGATTTTGCTTTTCACCCGCACAATTCTAATTTTCTAATTTCGTAAgatttgtttttataaaatgtgTAGTCACGGGTGAAATAATGAataaacttttactggattattctATTACAACTTACTTATTCACGTCGGGCCACGTGACGTGCAGGATGTTATACAATTGTAGCGGAAACCAGCAAATGCCAAAGAGTGCAACGACGATAATCAACATTTTGATGACCTATTTGACGAAACGGTACGCTCATAAGTACATGAACGGATTATAAACGATgtgacaaaaataaaaatgcaccttcttcttatttttcaaCAAGGTCACATCCCGTGAATCTTGTGCATTACCGGGAGTTTTCGAGCCCCACAACCGGAGGGCCATCTGGATGTAGACGAAACTAATGACGAATAGCGGAACAAAATATTGCACCAGGGTAAGAATGTAGCGATAAAGGAGTGTTTCGGATTCTTCAAAGTTTACCACCTGGCAGAACGGTTTGGTCATGTTGACGTAGGTATCATTGGAGTCACCTGTGTGTGTGCGGTTTGATTAGAGTCAAAAGATGATTTGATCTGAGTTAAAATATCGAACGTACCTAAGGTGAGCAGTGATACCGGAATAACTCGCAGGGCAAACAGTGTCGGTGCGGATAGCGCGAATGACAGTATCCAGATGGTGAAGACTATAAACTTGGAAGTGTTTTTCGATGTACGAGCTCTGAAATCACATGGAAatcatttaaaatcattttgtaGAACATTTCTATTGGCAGTACCTTAAGGGATTGATTATGGCTCGGTGCCGATCAACGGCGATTGCGGTCAGCGTGAACACGGATACATTTACACTGAGCAATTGTACGAATGGACAGAAAGGGCACATGAAGTCCGGTAGGTTCCAccgttgcaaaagtgccgcctGGAATTGAAAAGGAATGGCAAACATTCCGATGGTGACGTCAGCTAGAGCCAGATTAGCTATGAACATGTTTGTAGTAGTTTGCATCTGTTTCGTTGTAATCACGATCCATATTACTAGCGAGTTGCCTATCACAGCTAAAATACTGATGGTTCCGTAGAACAGGGATAGTAGGATAATTAAACACACGGGAACGTCGTACAGATCGTCTGGGGTGGCGAGAGAAATGTGGAGTTAGCTAACAATTATGAACTGTGCCGTTATTGTTACCAACCTTGCTCCAGGACGAACTGTACATCGCTAGTGTTTAGGGTATTGTTGTTTGCATAATGAATAGTGGTTCCATCCGAAACTCGCATACTGAAACGAAATAGACAGATATATTTCCTAAGGATTTTATTAGGTGCTCTGTAGATTTGAGCATGGTCGAAATTTTAGTATGGAACACGAGCCTACCTAAGTGGAAAACTTAGGAAAACGGcaaatgtatttttttgtttcaattatagaggttttaacaccttAAGATCatccgcctcttcggaccagaaatttTTTCTGACCCTTCGCTGTCGTTGAAAGGAAATTCTAAAGAGAAATATCAGtgtatataaaacatttttcgaAACAGATATTTTGGTTTGGTTTGGATATTTTCATCAAACATTAGCGGAGT comes from Malaya genurostris strain Urasoe2022 chromosome 3, Malgen_1.1, whole genome shotgun sequence and encodes:
- the LOC131436057 gene encoding substance-P receptor-like; amino-acid sequence: MRVSDGTTIHYANNNTLNTSDVQFVLEQDDLYDVPVCLIILLSLFYGTISILAVIGNSLVIWIVITTKQMQTTTNMFIANLALADVTIGMFAIPFQFQAALLQRWNLPDFMCPFCPFVQLLSVNVSVFTLTAIAVDRHRAIINPLRARTSKNTSKFIVFTIWILSFALSAPTLFALRVIPVSLLTLGDSNDTYVNMTKPFCQVVNFEESETLLYRYILTLVQYFVPLFVISFVYIQMALRLWGSKTPGNAQDSRDVTLLKNKKKVIKMLIIVVALFGICWFPLQLYNILHVTWPDVNKYRYINIIWFMCDWLAMSNSCYNPFIYGIYNEKFKREFRKRYLFKGCGQTSHQEQSIDKTLSLFTRVSSVRSSYATSSICNKTNTRPFTIMASGFSGGSSAIQQTHCQDPFQQQTQSVQQLKIAKLGSVCGTRNSNCSEYQNSNRSQRESKICPRQPVINESSYSELLAEECSREFSSIDNCGEQIIPEKNYLHPNKSDENLDVERKLLPVFQDPESCI